One Keratinibaculum paraultunense genomic window carries:
- a CDS encoding acyl-CoA thioesterase, with protein MEYKTEIKVRYNETDKMGVVYHGNYFAWFDIGRTGFLGSIGLPYWELEDEGIFLPVIEANCKYKKPAKYGDEVIIIAKLTKLKGVRIQFDYELYRKSDNTLLAEGYTCHAVVDKNLKPMNFKRKYNEIWNLLKEHVGK; from the coding sequence ATGGAATATAAAACAGAAATTAAAGTAAGATATAATGAAACAGATAAAATGGGAGTAGTATATCATGGAAATTATTTTGCATGGTTTGATATAGGTAGGACAGGCTTTTTAGGAAGCATTGGACTACCCTACTGGGAGTTAGAAGATGAAGGAATATTTTTGCCTGTAATTGAAGCAAATTGCAAATATAAAAAACCTGCAAAATATGGGGATGAAGTAATTATAATTGCAAAATTGACTAAATTAAAAGGGGTTAGAATACAATTTGACTATGAACTATATAGAAAAAGTGACAACACTTTGTTAGCAGAAGGCTATACTTGTCATGCTGTTGTAGATAAAAATTTAAAACCTATGAATTTTAAAAGAAAGTATAATGAAATTTGGAATTTACTAAAGGAGCATGTAGGGAAATAG